In Palaemon carinicauda isolate YSFRI2023 chromosome 1, ASM3689809v2, whole genome shotgun sequence, the genomic stretch CTAAAGTGGGTACACTATGCTCTTTATTCATACCGAGGggaacagacttagatttagaaaATAGGTATGCACTCTTTCCTTCTTCAGTTAGTGCATAAGCTACAAAACCATAAGCCTCCATGGAACTGTCACTAAAAATATGGAGGCCATATGACACTTGCTCATTCAAAGCTTGTCTTTGAAACGATATCTCGCTCAACATTTTTAAATCCCTACTTAACCTTTCAATTTCATTACATATGTCTTCTGGTAGAGGCTCATCCCAGTTTACTTTCAACTTCCATATTTTACGCATCAGCAACTTGCCCCTTGCTGTGATTGGAAGAGCAAAATTCAATGGGTCAAATACTTtagatgtttgagagagaatttttctCTTAGTGTTTGCCTCAGCATCTATTTTGCAAGGTGCTATACTCAGCGAATCATTTTCTATGTTGTAACGATAGCCAAGTACTTTCTCTAAAGGACTAGAATACTCAACTAACCTCCCATCTTTGTTCATTTGTTTTCGCAATTCAGCTGAATTGGAGTTCTGTGATCTCAGCGTAAATCTACCAGTCGCCAACCTATCATAAGCAAGTCTGTAAAACTCATGCATTTCATGTGAACCCAAAGACAATGGTCTTGAATCTGTATGTTACAATTTCATTACCTCTCTTCCAgaaaaaacaaaacttattttgATCTGCTTCATTCTTTAATTTAATCATTAGAAAGGCTTGCTTTATGTCACTTATAATTACTAACTTATTGGAATGGAAATAAAATAGTAACTTTAGTATATTGTTCATCAGATCTACTCCGGGATATCCAGCTTCATTGAGAGATGGCAGTTCTTTATCAGTTTTAAGAGAGCATTTAAAAACTGGCCTTATCTTGGTCGTGACTTGTTCCTCTAACTTTAAGACTGGTCTATGAGGAATCCAGATTTTGTTTTGGTATTCATTTGGTCTAACATCTATTTCTTCTATTATACCGTCTGCTAACTGCTGATCAAAGACTGCCTGATATTTGTCAGTTAAACCCTTCAGTTTTGAATGTTTTACTGTTCTGTCCAAGACCTTTGAGGCAACCTTATGATTTGAGGGAACAGATTTTATCTTCTCTGGAAACCATGGCAACTCTACTTTATAGTGGCCCAAAAAAAACTATGCCGTTTTCAAACTTTTCTATGAGGCGACTGTCATAAGATACTAGTTCCTGATCACTAGTCTTTATTCCTATTGACTCCAAGCTAAAAAATGTTCAATTCCATTATCTACTTCCGTATCTTCTAGTATGTGTTCTAGAGGGTTGAAGTAAGATTTAATGGGATCTATAACTGCATTAACTATTGTTCTAGTTCTTTTTTCTAAACTCCTTTTTTTGCTTATTGGCTAAAAGGCAAATAACCATTTTACTTTGTTCCTTAGCTAAAAAGTCTAATACATTGCCTATGGGAGCCACTTTGTTCTTAATTACAAGACATGTCCCGCCTAATTTCCTTTCCAAGCTTATTGAAGACATTGATTGAATTATGTCAATGCCTAACAACATATCCACGTTCACTATTTAATGGTTTCCAGTTTCATTAAATGCTTCATCAAAAAGCTTAATGTGATTTGATTTAAACTCAGACAGTATTGCGTTCATTCCCGGCACCTCAAATTGAATGTCTAAAGTCTTGTCAACTAATAACGGAACAAACACGAGTCTCTCCTTTAATTTTATACCTGTGGACATCTGTTTGAATTCTTTGGATTCTTGCCCTATATACGTGCAGACATCACAATCAAGAGAGTACAGTCGTTGAACGTCTGGACAAAGTTCTTGAGCTGCCTTTTCAGATATGTATGACCTTTGATACCAGTATCTATTAAGCACCTTACTTTCCTACTCAACTTTCCATTCCTTAGTTGCAACGTCATGGTAGGGAGGATATAACCAAAATCACAAGTTCTCTTGATTAGGCATAAGTTTACATTAGTTTTAGCGGATGGAGAAGTTTTTTCTTTATCAGCTATGGGACATAAGGGAGATATGTGTTCCTTCTTCTGACACACTACATGGATACCTAAGTTTACCTTGCTTT encodes the following:
- the LOC137626220 gene encoding uncharacterized protein; translated protein: MLLGIDIIQSMSSISLERKLGGTCLVIKNKVAPIGNVLDFLAKEQKKIKSVPSNHKVASKVLDRTVKHSKLKGLTDKYQAVFDQQLADGIIEEIDVRPNEYQNKIWIPHRPVLKLEEQVTTKIRPVFKCSLKTDKELPSLNEAGYPGVDLMNNILKLLFYFHSNKLVIISDIKQAFLMIKLKNEADQNKFCFFWKRGNEIVTYRFKTIVFGFT